A genome region from Erigeron canadensis isolate Cc75 chromosome 3, C_canadensis_v1, whole genome shotgun sequence includes the following:
- the LOC122593203 gene encoding mitochondrial inner membrane protease subunit 1-like — translation MSLFRQWAFIVKEAQDVGFMLAKFCCVLHVTTTYVCSTGLVQGPSMLPTFGISNEIVLFERISTRRGKAGPGDVVIIQSPENPRKHVTKRIIGTEGDTVTYVVDPKHSDRTETIVVPKGHVWVEGDNIYMSKDSRKFGPIPYGLLHGRVFWKIWPAGVFGSIGSRPEAVDPALKAVEQSNHT, via the exons ATGAGCTTGTTCCGGCAATGGGCTTTTATAGTAAAAGAAGCGCAAGATGTTGGCTTTATGCTTGCTAAATTCTGCTGCGTTCTTCATGTCACCACTACTTACGTCTGCTCCACTGGTTTG GTCCAAGGACCTAGTATGCTCCCCACCTTTGGTATTTCTAATGAGATTGTCTTGTTTGAAAGAATCTCTACGCGACGTGGCAAAGCAGGCCCTGGTGATGTAGTCATAATCCAATCGCCTGAAAATCCAAGGAAGCATGTCACTAAGAGAATTATTGGCACGGAAGGTGACACTGTCACATACGTAGTGGACCCCAAACATAGTGATAGAACTGAGACCATTGTT GTTCCTAAGGGACATGTGTGGGTCGAGGGAGATAACATTTACATGTCTAAAGATTCACGGAAATTCGGACCTATTCCTTACGGGCTTCTTCACGGCAGGGTTTTTTGGAAG ATATGGCCTGCTGGTGTATTTGGATCGATTGGGAGTAGACCTGAAGCTGTTGACCCTGCTTTAAAG GCTGTAGAGCAGTCCAACCATACATGA